The genomic window AAGGCGCAGGCTAGGCGGCCAGGTGAAGACGGAAAGCGTCACATCCTGCAGGTCCGCACGGGCATTGATCGCCTTTTCCGTGATCTGCACGAGCCGCTCTCTGCTCACATACTGGCGCAGCCACCACACACCCCCCAGGGGTGCCGCCACCGCGAGCAGCAGTCCCAGGCCGACGAGGATGAGCAGGATGCGGGAGATCTTCTTCATGGCTCCGAGCATAAACAACAGCACCGCATTTGGAAATTTGAGATTTGAAATTTGAATTGGCGAATCCCGGCTATTGTCTCCGCCCCTTACGAGCGGGCAGGATTGCCCGCACTACCACCTTCCACCCATGTCCATTCGCGTCCGCTTTGCTCCTTCCCCCACCGGTGACCTCCACGTCGGAGGTGCCCGCACGGCCCTCTTCAACTGGCTCATGGCCCGCAAGGAAGGCGGCACCTTCATCCTCCGCGTGGAAGACACCGACGGCGCACGCAACACCGCCGAAGCCGCCGCTGGCATCATCAAAGGCCTGCGCTGGCTGGGCCTGGACTGGGACGAAGGCCCCGAGGCTGGCGGCGACTGCGGCCCCTACTTCCAGAGCCAGCGCAAGCACATCTACGACGCCTACTTCAAGAAGCTGGAAGACGCAGGCCGCGTCTATGCCGAGCCCGATGGCGCGCAGCGTTTCAAATTTAGCCGCACCGCCATCACCGTGCACGATCTGGTGTGCGGAGACGTGACCTTTGCCCCCACCGAGGAGCCGGACATGACCATCCGCCGCCCGGACGGCAGCTACATCTTCCACTTTGTGAACGTGGTGGACGACATCGAAATGCGCATGACGCACGTCCTGCGCGGCGAAGACCACCTCTCCAACACCTGGAAGCACATCGACCTCTTCAACGCCTTCGGTGCCACCCCGCCCACCTACGCCCACATCCCGCTGATCCTGAACCCGGACGGCACCAAGATGAGCAAGCGCGATGCCGGCAGCGCCATTGAGCACAGCTACATGAACGCCGGCTTTCTGCCCGACGCCGTGTTCAACTACCTCTGCATGCTCGGCTGGACCCCCAAGGCCGAGAGCGAAAAGCTCAGCCGCGAGCAGCTCACCGCGCTCTTTGACGCCAGCTCCATCCACAGCAGCAACGCCAAGTTTGACCTCAAAAAGGCCCAGTGGTTCAACGCGCAGTACCTCCGCGAGCTCAGCCCCGATGCTTTGCTGGCAAGCGCCCGCCGCTTCCTCACCGACGCAGGCCTGTCATGGTCCGATGACGCCATGGCCGCCGCCGCCGTGCACAGCGTGCGCGAAAAGGTGAGCCTCCTCACCGAGTTTCCTGAATGGGTACATTACTTCTTCCGCGAGGACTACCCTTTCGAGGCGGATGTGGTGACCAAGCTCAAAGCCAAGCCCGAAAACCCGGGCCTCCTCAAAGCTGCCAGCGAGCACCTCGCACAGGCTGCTGAATGGACTGAGCAAAGCGTCCACGATGCCGTCGAAGCAGCTGCGAAGGCGCTGAACGTGAAGCCGGGCGCGATGATGCCCCTCCTCCGCTTCGCCCTCAGCGGGCAGTCCCGCGGCCCAGGTGTGACGACCATCGCGCACCTCATCGGCAAGGAAAAGGCTCTGGCGCGGATTCAGCGTGCGCTGAGTGAGGTGCTGGGAGCTT from Prosthecobacter vanneervenii includes these protein-coding regions:
- a CDS encoding glutamate--tRNA ligase, with the translated sequence MSIRVRFAPSPTGDLHVGGARTALFNWLMARKEGGTFILRVEDTDGARNTAEAAAGIIKGLRWLGLDWDEGPEAGGDCGPYFQSQRKHIYDAYFKKLEDAGRVYAEPDGAQRFKFSRTAITVHDLVCGDVTFAPTEEPDMTIRRPDGSYIFHFVNVVDDIEMRMTHVLRGEDHLSNTWKHIDLFNAFGATPPTYAHIPLILNPDGTKMSKRDAGSAIEHSYMNAGFLPDAVFNYLCMLGWTPKAESEKLSREQLTALFDASSIHSSNAKFDLKKAQWFNAQYLRELSPDALLASARRFLTDAGLSWSDDAMAAAAVHSVREKVSLLTEFPEWVHYFFREDYPFEADVVTKLKAKPENPGLLKAASEHLAQAAEWTEQSVHDAVEAAAKALNVKPGAMMPLLRFALSGQSRGPGVTTIAHLIGKEKALARIQRALSEVLGA